Proteins co-encoded in one Micrococcales bacterium genomic window:
- a CDS encoding S8 family serine peptidase: MRWRIVAAPVALSVALALGTTPVAAEDVVVPSAEPTPVSVQWTEPAPTVSTDPQHLVEESGDSGAMTVVYAVQDGDSLRIETQRAPSESAAAQTIAEVQADPAVIAVEVDVATHRLTGMPPRALTGADPARGEQWALDTLGAETAWASSTGAGVTVAVIDSGVARHPDLAGLFVRGKDFVDGTDGRADANGHGTHVAGIIAMTANNAIGGVGLAPGVSLMPVVVADAGGSVRAGDSAQGIVWAVDHGADVLNMSYSGSASSVEQKAIQYAQSKGVITVAAVGNAYLDSGGSLYNPVQYPAAFPGVLGWGRHPRDEALLVLRGGQTGRHHGPGWQREFRLRAWHLQHLQRWHVRAHAGDLDGHPVRHRDRRTRAVEGTHPGPEPGH, translated from the coding sequence GTGAGGTGGAGAATCGTCGCGGCCCCGGTCGCGCTGAGTGTGGCGCTGGCCCTGGGGACGACCCCGGTGGCCGCCGAGGATGTCGTCGTCCCATCCGCCGAGCCCACGCCGGTCTCCGTGCAGTGGACCGAGCCTGCCCCGACTGTGAGTACGGATCCGCAACACCTGGTCGAGGAATCCGGGGACTCCGGCGCCATGACCGTCGTGTACGCGGTCCAGGACGGCGACTCACTGCGCATCGAGACGCAGCGGGCACCGTCGGAGAGCGCGGCCGCCCAGACCATCGCGGAGGTCCAAGCAGACCCGGCGGTGATCGCTGTCGAAGTCGACGTGGCCACCCACCGGCTGACCGGTATGCCACCCCGCGCGCTGACCGGGGCGGATCCGGCCCGCGGCGAGCAGTGGGCGCTGGACACGTTGGGGGCCGAGACCGCGTGGGCGTCGTCGACCGGCGCCGGGGTCACGGTGGCGGTGATCGACTCCGGGGTGGCCCGGCACCCCGACCTCGCCGGGCTGTTCGTCCGCGGCAAGGACTTCGTGGACGGCACCGACGGCCGGGCCGACGCGAACGGGCACGGCACACACGTCGCTGGGATCATCGCCATGACTGCGAACAACGCCATCGGCGGGGTCGGACTGGCGCCCGGGGTGTCGCTCATGCCCGTCGTGGTGGCCGATGCCGGCGGGTCGGTGCGAGCCGGTGACTCCGCACAGGGCATCGTGTGGGCGGTCGACCACGGTGCCGACGTGCTCAACATGAGCTACTCGGGTTCGGCGAGTTCCGTGGAACAGAAGGCGATCCAGTACGCCCAGTCCAAGGGCGTGATCACCGTGGCCGCTGTGGGCAACGCCTACCTGGACTCCGGTGGTTCGCTGTACAACCCCGTGCAGTACCCGGCGGCCTTCCCCGGTGTGCTGGGGTGGGGCCGTCACCCGCGCGATGAAGCGCTCCTCGTTCTCCGAGGTGGGCAAACAGGTCGACATCATGGCCCCGGGTGGCAGCGGGAGTTTCGACTCCGCGCGTGGCATCTTCAGCACCTACAGCGGTGGCACGTACGTGCGCATGCCGGGGACCTCGATGGCCACCCCGTTCGTCACCGCGACCGTCGCACTCGCGCTGTCGAGGGAACGCACCCTGGGCCTGAACCTGGACACTGA
- a CDS encoding histone deacetylase family protein produces the protein MPHMTLPVVWSDDCLLHVPGGEVWVGIHTPGTEVPERLEVIRAALAAAGHPIVAATAHGDEPVLAVHDAALLDYLADAYAQWVAAGLPEEPGQDRVVGYLFPTQGLLSGLPLRPPTAAHARAGRFCYDTMTLVGPGTYPAARAAADAALTAVDLVCSGAAAAYAACRPPGHHVTRDAFGGSCYLNNAAIAAQALRSAGHDRVAVVDVDAHHANGTQSIFYDRSDVLVTSVHVDPGAGWFPHYLGFSDETGRGAGKGANLNLPLPEGTGDQGWLAAVGTAIEAVARFDPGALVLSLGVDAAADDPESPLRVSEQGYRSATRQVAALGVPVVAVQEGGYHLPTLGRLVAAALHGLAG, from the coding sequence ATGCCGCACATGACGCTCCCCGTGGTCTGGTCGGACGACTGCCTGCTCCATGTGCCGGGCGGGGAGGTGTGGGTCGGCATCCACACGCCCGGGACCGAGGTGCCCGAGCGGCTCGAGGTAATTCGGGCCGCCCTGGCCGCGGCCGGCCACCCGATCGTTGCGGCAACCGCTCACGGCGACGAACCCGTGCTGGCCGTCCACGACGCCGCACTGCTGGACTACCTTGCCGACGCGTATGCGCAGTGGGTGGCGGCGGGCTTGCCCGAGGAGCCCGGTCAGGACCGCGTGGTCGGATACCTGTTCCCCACGCAGGGGTTGCTGTCAGGGCTGCCACTGCGTCCGCCGACCGCCGCCCACGCCCGCGCGGGCCGCTTCTGCTACGACACGATGACGCTGGTCGGCCCGGGTACGTATCCCGCCGCCCGAGCAGCGGCTGACGCGGCCCTGACCGCGGTCGACCTCGTCTGCTCGGGGGCGGCTGCCGCATACGCCGCCTGCCGCCCGCCGGGTCACCATGTCACGCGGGACGCCTTCGGGGGCTCCTGCTACCTGAACAACGCGGCCATCGCGGCACAGGCGCTGCGCTCGGCCGGGCACGACCGGGTGGCGGTGGTCGACGTGGATGCCCACCACGCCAACGGGACGCAGTCGATCTTCTACGACCGGTCGGACGTGCTGGTGACGTCGGTGCATGTCGACCCCGGCGCAGGCTGGTTCCCGCACTACCTCGGCTTCTCCGACGAGACCGGCCGGGGGGCCGGCAAGGGGGCGAACCTCAATCTCCCCCTCCCAGAGGGCACGGGGGATCAGGGCTGGTTGGCCGCAGTGGGAACCGCCATCGAGGCGGTTGCCCGGTTCGACCCCGGCGCCTTGGTGCTCTCCCTCGGTGTCGACGCGGCGGCCGACGACCCCGAGAGCCCGCTGCGGGTCTCCGAGCAGGGGTACCGCAGCGCTACCCGGCAGGTCGCAGCCCTCGGCGTCCCGGTCGTCGCTGTCCAAGAGGGCGGATACCACCTCCCGACCCTCGGGCGGCTGGTGGCTGCGGCACTGCACGGCCTCGCCGGCTAA
- a CDS encoding gamma-glutamyl-gamma-aminobutyrate hydrolase family protein, whose product MGGMRPVIGLTAYVEPARWAAWHTDATLLHAWYPEAVIRSGGIPVLLPPQQEAAAELVSRIDGLILTGGPDIGATMYGQDPHPSNDRPRHLRDEFEVAVYRAAREVDLPVLGICRGLQIMAVAEGGYLTQHLPDVTDLPHRIKLGTFTEHTATFAPGSMISQLLGAEMIVNSSHHQAVADPGRLQVTGRAADATIEACEASGARFALGVQWHPEHGGDVRLFQALVGASAL is encoded by the coding sequence ATGGGCGGCATGCGACCCGTGATCGGACTGACCGCCTACGTCGAGCCGGCCCGGTGGGCGGCCTGGCACACCGACGCCACCTTGCTGCACGCCTGGTACCCGGAGGCGGTGATCCGCTCGGGCGGCATTCCGGTGCTGTTGCCCCCGCAGCAGGAAGCGGCGGCCGAACTGGTCTCGCGCATCGACGGGCTGATCCTCACCGGCGGGCCGGACATCGGCGCGACGATGTACGGCCAGGACCCGCATCCGAGCAACGACCGGCCCCGGCATCTGCGTGATGAGTTCGAGGTGGCGGTCTACCGAGCGGCCCGGGAGGTGGATCTGCCGGTATTGGGCATCTGCCGCGGATTGCAGATCATGGCGGTGGCCGAGGGCGGATACCTCACACAGCACCTGCCGGACGTGACGGATCTCCCACACCGCATCAAGCTCGGGACGTTCACCGAGCACACCGCGACCTTCGCGCCGGGGTCGATGATCAGCCAGTTGCTGGGTGCGGAGATGATCGTCAACTCCTCGCACCACCAGGCTGTGGCCGACCCGGGGCGACTGCAGGTCACGGGGCGGGCGGCCGACGCAACCATCGAGGCGTGCGAGGCGTCCGGGGCGCGGTTCGCCCTCGGCGTGCAGTGGCATCCGGAGCACGGCGGCGATGTGCGGTTGTTCCAGGCGCTGGTGGGGGCCTCGGCGCTTTAG
- a CDS encoding P1 family peptidase, protein MPPAFLAQPWGRFPTGPTDSVLDVPGAGLGHATIVRDDADPPAGAGIARTGVTVVDPGGDVWASPVPAGVAVLNGAGELTGSLQIREWGLVETPVFLTSTMQVGRVYDAACRLLLAEQPEIADSVVIPVVGECDDSWLNDPRTMHVTDEDVAKALAQARLSAMEGLPPGGRPALSGCVGAGTGTVCMGWKGGIGTSSRILPDGTTVAVVLLTNFGAPHQLTLRGRAVGEEPAWWAAHHPEPAGSCIGVVVTDAPLDPAAATRVAARVGLGLARCGSVAHHGSGEIFCCLATGLRVPRGEVPGRDAWTGSRLDDLFEATVDATESAVWDSLLYATTTTGRRGLTVPALPQARLAALLGPR, encoded by the coding sequence ATGCCGCCCGCCTTCCTCGCTCAACCCTGGGGTCGTTTCCCGACCGGTCCGACCGACTCTGTGCTCGACGTACCCGGGGCCGGGCTGGGCCACGCGACGATCGTCCGCGATGACGCCGACCCGCCGGCGGGCGCCGGCATCGCCCGGACCGGGGTGACTGTCGTCGACCCTGGGGGCGACGTCTGGGCCAGCCCGGTGCCGGCGGGGGTCGCGGTCCTCAACGGTGCCGGCGAGCTGACCGGAAGCCTGCAGATCCGCGAGTGGGGGCTGGTCGAGACCCCTGTCTTCCTCACCAGCACGATGCAGGTCGGCCGTGTCTATGACGCTGCGTGCCGGCTGCTCCTGGCTGAACAGCCGGAGATCGCGGACTCGGTGGTGATCCCGGTCGTGGGCGAGTGCGACGACTCGTGGCTCAACGACCCGCGCACCATGCATGTGACGGACGAGGACGTGGCCAAGGCGCTGGCCCAGGCGCGCCTCTCGGCCATGGAAGGCCTCCCCCCTGGGGGCCGGCCGGCATTGAGCGGTTGCGTGGGTGCGGGGACGGGGACCGTGTGCATGGGGTGGAAGGGCGGGATCGGGACCTCGTCGCGCATCCTGCCGGATGGCACCACTGTGGCCGTCGTGCTGCTCACGAACTTCGGCGCACCGCACCAATTGACGCTCCGGGGACGGGCGGTGGGGGAGGAACCGGCCTGGTGGGCGGCACACCACCCCGAGCCGGCAGGCTCATGCATCGGGGTCGTCGTCACCGACGCGCCGCTCGATCCAGCGGCAGCGACCCGCGTTGCAGCCCGGGTCGGTCTCGGGCTGGCGCGGTGCGGTTCGGTCGCACACCACGGCAGCGGCGAGATCTTCTGCTGCCTGGCCACCGGCCTGCGCGTGCCGCGTGGCGAGGTGCCCGGTCGCGACGCGTGGACCGGGTCCCGACTGGACGACCTGTTCGAAGCCACAGTGGACGCGACCGAGTCCGCGGTGTGGGACAGCCTCCTGTATGCGACCACGACCACGGGGCGGCGTGGCCTCACGGTGCCGGCACTGCCGCAGGCGCGGCTCGCAGCCCTGCTGGGACCCCGCTGA
- a CDS encoding ABC transporter permease, which yields MPGPPPLSRTQKGGLSPGARFALRKTGAALGTLLFVLVVNFFLFRLLPGDPIGMYTRGRNVPPEQLAELRAELNRPVLEQFLAYLGNPFSSTIDSAQFNRPVWELVTERIWPTLLLVGTAIVLASIIGVWIGIKAGWRNGKSFDKVSTGVTLTLYSMPEFWLGMILLIVFGVGVFGLPGIFPIGGISSPGVDTSSLAGWLDVAWHMVLPVATLTMVYLAEYALVMRSSLVDEMDEDYLTTARAKGLSDKFVRRRHAVPNALLPTITLIFLNLGFTVSGAITVETVFSWPGLGLLSYEALRGPDVALLQAIFLLFSIGVVLANLVADLLYAVIDPRVRQ from the coding sequence ATCCCCGGCCCGCCGCCCCTCTCGCGAACGCAGAAGGGGGGCCTGTCCCCCGGGGCGCGCTTCGCCCTGCGTAAGACAGGGGCGGCGCTGGGCACCCTCCTGTTCGTCCTGGTGGTGAACTTCTTCCTGTTCCGGCTCCTGCCCGGCGATCCCATCGGGATGTACACGCGGGGGCGCAACGTGCCGCCCGAACAACTGGCCGAACTGCGGGCCGAGTTGAACCGTCCGGTCCTCGAGCAGTTCCTCGCCTACCTGGGGAACCCGTTCTCCAGCACGATCGACTCGGCCCAGTTCAACCGGCCCGTCTGGGAACTGGTCACCGAGCGCATCTGGCCCACGCTGCTGCTGGTGGGCACGGCGATCGTGTTGGCCTCGATCATCGGCGTCTGGATCGGGATCAAGGCGGGGTGGCGCAACGGCAAGTCCTTCGACAAGGTCTCCACCGGAGTCACGCTCACGCTGTACTCGATGCCCGAGTTCTGGCTCGGCATGATCCTGCTGATCGTCTTCGGCGTCGGGGTCTTCGGTCTGCCCGGCATCTTCCCGATCGGGGGGATCTCGTCGCCGGGCGTGGACACATCATCCCTGGCAGGATGGCTCGACGTCGCATGGCACATGGTGCTGCCCGTCGCGACGCTGACCATGGTCTACCTCGCCGAGTACGCACTGGTGATGCGCTCCTCGCTGGTGGACGAGATGGACGAGGACTACCTGACCACAGCCCGGGCCAAAGGGCTGTCGGACAAGTTCGTGCGCCGCCGGCACGCCGTCCCCAACGCCCTGCTGCCCACCATCACCCTCATCTTCCTGAACCTCGGCTTCACAGTGTCCGGCGCCATCACGGTGGAGACCGTGTTCTCCTGGCCGGGTCTGGGGCTGCTGTCCTACGAGGCTCTGCGCGGCCCCGACGTCGCGCTGCTGCAGGCGATCTTCCTGCTCTTCTCCATCGGCGTCGTGCTGGCGAATCTCGTGGCGGACCTGCTCTACGCCGTGATCGACCCGAGAGTGAGGCAGTGA
- a CDS encoding ABC transporter ATP-binding protein, with translation MAVLELQDVSVTYRSAQGDLPAAREVSLTVDAGRSLGLAGESGSGKTTVTSTVLRLLPKSATVTGRVLLEGEDVLTMKWGRLRAVRWASASVVFQGAMHALNPVQRVGRQIAEPIRLHEKSVSEPTARARVGDLLEQVGLPSRVAQSYPHQLSGGQKQRVMIAMALACGPRLIVADEPTTALDVMVQQQVLDVLTERVRDLGLAMVFISHDLSVLASTCDDLAVMYAGQVVELGPSDQVFEQAHHPYSRALGDAYPRIGDRRFRYSPGGLPGDPPFPGEAPSGCAFHPRCPVARDECATTDVALRPSGDRRWSSCLFAPEVGT, from the coding sequence ATGGCCGTTCTGGAACTGCAGGACGTCAGCGTCACCTACCGGTCCGCGCAAGGCGACCTTCCCGCGGCCCGTGAGGTGTCCCTGACCGTCGATGCCGGGCGTTCGCTGGGACTGGCCGGGGAGTCCGGCTCGGGCAAGACCACCGTGACCTCGACCGTCCTGCGCCTGCTGCCCAAGTCCGCGACCGTCACCGGGCGCGTGTTGCTCGAGGGCGAGGACGTCCTCACGATGAAGTGGGGACGTCTGCGCGCGGTCCGTTGGGCGAGCGCCTCGGTGGTGTTCCAGGGAGCCATGCACGCGCTGAACCCGGTGCAGCGCGTCGGCCGGCAGATCGCCGAGCCGATCCGGCTGCACGAGAAGTCCGTGTCGGAACCGACGGCACGCGCCCGCGTCGGGGATCTGCTGGAGCAGGTGGGCCTGCCCTCCCGGGTAGCCCAGTCGTACCCGCACCAGTTGTCCGGAGGGCAGAAGCAGCGGGTGATGATCGCCATGGCGCTGGCCTGCGGACCACGACTGATCGTGGCCGACGAGCCCACGACAGCCCTCGACGTGATGGTCCAACAGCAAGTTCTGGACGTCCTCACCGAACGGGTTCGGGATCTCGGCCTGGCCATGGTCTTCATCTCCCACGATCTGTCCGTCCTCGCGTCCACCTGCGACGACCTCGCTGTCATGTACGCCGGTCAGGTCGTCGAACTCGGTCCATCGGACCAGGTCTTCGAGCAGGCCCATCACCCCTACTCACGCGCGCTGGGCGACGCGTACCCGCGGATCGGGGACCGGCGCTTCCGCTACAGCCCCGGCGGCCTGCCGGGCGACCCGCCGTTCCCCGGCGAGGCGCCCTCAGGATGCGCGTTCCACCCGCGCTGCCCCGTCGCACGCGACGAGTGCGCGACCACGGACGTGGCGCTGCGCCCCTCCGGTGATCGGCGCTGGTCGTCCTGCCTGTTCGCCCCGGAGGTGGGCACGTGA
- a CDS encoding ABC transporter permease, which yields MAGDQQSGGASAPPQGRRAIARIRRREALGRGWRQFRTHRAGMVGLGILAFFALMALLAPVLFPPDTISVTRATGELLAPPSGEFWLGTDDSGRSMMALLAWGARVSLTVGIAATLISMLIGTSVGIASGHYTGLGGATLQRLTDWVLVIPFLPLAIVLATVLGGGSTLTIIVVIGVTSWAGTARLIRAQTLSVEGRPYLERSRALGSGNWHQMTRHVLPNVFPLVLANTTLTVAIAILSETTLSFLGLGDPLRPSWGATLDQAFSNGAVSAGAWWYIGPPGLCVVLVVLSFTMIGRALEQIVNPRLGGR from the coding sequence ATGGCCGGCGACCAGCAGAGCGGCGGAGCATCGGCCCCGCCGCAGGGCCGTCGCGCCATCGCCCGGATCCGCCGGCGCGAGGCTCTCGGGCGCGGTTGGCGCCAGTTCCGCACGCACCGGGCCGGGATGGTGGGTTTGGGGATCCTGGCCTTCTTCGCCTTGATGGCGCTGCTGGCCCCGGTGCTGTTCCCGCCGGACACCATCAGCGTGACGCGGGCCACCGGAGAGCTGCTGGCGCCCCCGTCTGGGGAGTTCTGGCTGGGCACCGACGACTCGGGGCGGTCCATGATGGCCCTGTTGGCGTGGGGTGCGCGGGTGTCCCTGACCGTCGGCATCGCTGCGACCCTGATCTCCATGCTCATCGGGACATCGGTGGGGATCGCCTCCGGTCACTACACCGGGCTGGGTGGCGCCACTCTGCAACGGCTGACGGACTGGGTGCTGGTGATCCCGTTCCTCCCCTTGGCCATCGTGCTGGCGACCGTCCTCGGCGGTGGTTCGACGCTGACCATCATCGTCGTCATCGGCGTCACGTCGTGGGCCGGCACCGCGCGACTCATCCGGGCTCAGACCCTGTCGGTCGAAGGCCGACCGTACCTGGAGCGGTCCCGGGCGCTGGGCAGCGGCAACTGGCACCAGATGACCCGTCACGTGCTCCCCAATGTGTTCCCCCTTGTGCTGGCGAACACCACCCTCACCGTCGCGATCGCGATCCTCTCGGAGACGACGCTGTCGTTCCTGGGACTCGGCGACCCGTTGCGACCGTCGTGGGGCGCCACGCTGGACCAGGCGTTCTCCAATGGCGCGGTCTCCGCAGGAGCCTGGTGGTACATCGGTCCACCCGGACTGTGCGTCGTCCTGGTGGTGCTTTCCTTCACGATGATCGGCCGAGCGCTCGAGCAGATTGTCAACCCGCGGCTCGGGGGTCGCTGA
- a CDS encoding ABC transporter substrate-binding protein: protein MRVRRRWNTRAAFAAAIAVLLALPLLPASADESDSPVPPPASAGEKTVFTVGITQDVDSTNPFTGIAAASFEAYQMMYPTLTEYAAADFSTVPGLAESWEESADKTYWTYKIRPGLKWSDGQPLTARDAAYTFNRVINGDYEQTNYGGYTSNITKAVAEDDTTLVLYVKKPSPIMLHLAVYILPEHIWKNIDAKQVKSYKNEPEDGEPVVGGGPFVLIERRKGEFMRFAANPDYYGGKPAADEVVFRVYKNTDAIAEALRKGEVDYANDLSANVFNSLAGDEGITTVPSVYSGFNQIAFNMGAALTDGTPIGDGSKLVLDPQVRLAIAQAIDRQVLADKVYGGFATPGTTVIPPLYANLHLEPADQNSFDLEAAKATLEAAGYTLGDDGVRVSPDGERMSLRLLGRQESSESQKVVEYVKDWLAQIGIEIKVRIVSEDTLYERVGNGNFDMFEWGWVVEPDPDYQLSTFTCDQRSTEDDGTIFAGLSDSFYCDADYDQLYEEQKLETDTAKRAEIVKEMQQLLYDSNAYVVTVYYDNPTAYRSDRWTNFTPQPEPDGVLLFQYGTWSYESIEPVSAEEGDTASSDGGGISPALIVGGVLVAVGLVLGGVLIGRRGRSDDDVE, encoded by the coding sequence ATGAGGGTACGCCGACGTTGGAACACGCGCGCGGCGTTCGCCGCCGCGATCGCGGTGCTGCTCGCGCTCCCGCTGCTGCCGGCCAGCGCGGATGAGTCGGACAGCCCCGTCCCGCCGCCGGCCAGCGCAGGGGAGAAGACCGTGTTCACGGTCGGCATCACCCAGGACGTCGACTCGACGAACCCGTTCACGGGCATCGCGGCCGCTTCCTTCGAGGCCTACCAGATGATGTACCCCACCCTCACGGAATATGCGGCGGCCGACTTCTCCACCGTCCCCGGTCTCGCGGAGTCCTGGGAGGAGTCCGCGGACAAGACCTACTGGACGTACAAGATCAGGCCCGGCCTGAAGTGGAGCGACGGCCAGCCGCTGACCGCGCGCGACGCGGCCTACACGTTCAACCGGGTCATCAACGGCGACTACGAGCAGACCAACTACGGCGGCTACACGTCGAACATCACCAAGGCCGTCGCCGAGGACGACACGACGCTGGTGCTGTACGTCAAGAAGCCCTCGCCGATCATGCTCCACCTGGCGGTGTACATCCTCCCGGAGCACATCTGGAAGAACATCGACGCCAAGCAGGTCAAGTCCTACAAGAACGAGCCCGAGGACGGCGAGCCCGTGGTCGGCGGCGGCCCGTTCGTGCTGATCGAGCGGCGCAAGGGCGAGTTCATGCGATTCGCGGCCAACCCCGACTACTACGGCGGCAAGCCCGCAGCCGACGAGGTCGTGTTCCGCGTCTACAAGAACACCGACGCGATCGCCGAGGCCTTGCGCAAGGGCGAGGTCGACTACGCCAACGACCTCTCCGCGAACGTCTTCAACTCCTTGGCCGGCGACGAGGGCATCACCACCGTCCCGAGTGTGTACTCCGGGTTCAACCAGATCGCCTTCAACATGGGCGCTGCCCTCACCGACGGCACGCCTATCGGGGACGGCAGCAAGTTGGTGCTCGACCCGCAGGTGCGACTCGCGATCGCGCAGGCGATCGACCGGCAGGTGCTGGCCGACAAGGTGTACGGCGGCTTCGCGACTCCCGGCACGACGGTCATCCCGCCGCTGTACGCCAACCTGCACCTCGAGCCGGCCGATCAGAACTCGTTCGATCTCGAGGCGGCCAAAGCGACCCTGGAAGCCGCCGGCTACACCCTCGGCGACGACGGGGTGCGGGTCTCCCCCGACGGCGAGCGGATGTCCCTGCGTCTGCTCGGCCGGCAGGAGTCCAGCGAGTCGCAGAAGGTGGTCGAGTACGTCAAGGACTGGCTGGCCCAGATCGGCATCGAGATCAAGGTGCGGATCGTCAGCGAGGACACCCTGTACGAGAGGGTGGGCAACGGCAACTTCGACATGTTCGAGTGGGGCTGGGTCGTAGAACCCGATCCGGACTACCAGCTGTCGACCTTCACGTGCGACCAGCGGTCAACCGAGGACGACGGCACGATCTTCGCCGGCCTGTCCGACTCCTTCTACTGCGACGCCGACTACGACCAGCTCTATGAGGAGCAGAAACTGGAGACGGACACGGCCAAGCGTGCCGAGATCGTCAAGGAGATGCAGCAGTTGCTCTACGACAGCAACGCCTACGTCGTGACTGTCTACTACGACAACCCGACGGCCTACCGCTCGGACCGCTGGACCAACTTCACTCCGCAGCCCGAGCCGGACGGGGTGCTGCTGTTCCAGTACGGCACCTGGTCGTACGAGAGCATCGAGCCGGTGTCCGCTGAAGAAGGTGACACCGCATCGTCCGACGGCGGAGGGATCAGCCCGGCGCTCATCGTCGGCGGCGTACTGGTCGCCGTGGGGCTGGTGCTCGGCGGCGTGCTGATCGGCCGCCGGGGGCGTTCCGACGACGACGTGGAGTAG
- the leuA gene encoding 2-isopropylmalate synthase yields the protein MNEQQPSPMAFRRYKPFAGIDVPARTWPDTVITEAPRWCAVDLRDGNQALIDPMSPARKMRMFELLVRMGYKEIEVGFPSASQTDFDFVRQLIEEDRIPDDVVIQVLTQARDHLIERTYESIRGAKQAIVHLYNSTSTLQRRVVFGLDRDGIKDIAVHGAQLCLKYADTVPETDVFFEYSPESYTGTELEFAVEVCNAVNEVWQPTPDRKVIINLPATVEMATPNVYADSIEWMHRNLAHRDSIVLSLHPHNDRGTAVAAAELGFLAGADRIEGCLFGNGERTGNVCLVTLGMNLFSQGVDPQIDFSDIDEIRRTVEYCNQLPVHERHPYGGDLVFTAFSGSHQDAINKGLKALDVIAAREGKDVRDVEWEVPYLPIDPQDVGRSYEAVIRVNSQSGKGGVAYIMRTEHKLELPRRLQIEFSAVIQHHTDDEGGEVTGMQMWDIFTDEYLPNPQAPWGRFALVKHELVSEVEGDTVVRATLLDDGEPVELTGHGNGPIAAFCEALRDHADVRVLDYHEHALASGGDAKAAAYLECAVDGRVLWGVGIHSSIVTASLKAVVSAVNRAHRP from the coding sequence ATGAACGAACAGCAGCCCTCCCCCATGGCGTTCCGCCGCTACAAACCCTTCGCCGGGATCGACGTGCCCGCCCGCACCTGGCCGGACACCGTGATCACCGAGGCCCCGCGCTGGTGCGCGGTGGATCTGCGCGACGGCAACCAGGCCCTCATCGACCCCATGAGCCCGGCGCGCAAGATGCGCATGTTCGAGCTGCTCGTGCGCATGGGCTACAAGGAGATCGAGGTGGGCTTCCCGTCTGCTTCGCAGACCGACTTCGACTTCGTGCGCCAGCTCATCGAGGAGGACCGCATCCCCGACGACGTGGTCATCCAGGTGCTGACGCAGGCCCGTGACCACCTGATCGAGCGGACCTACGAATCGATCCGGGGGGCCAAGCAGGCCATCGTTCACCTGTACAACTCCACCTCCACCCTGCAACGGCGGGTGGTCTTCGGTCTCGACCGTGACGGCATCAAGGACATCGCGGTGCACGGCGCCCAGTTGTGTCTGAAGTACGCCGACACCGTGCCGGAGACCGACGTCTTCTTCGAATACTCCCCGGAGTCCTACACCGGGACCGAACTCGAGTTCGCCGTGGAGGTCTGCAACGCGGTGAATGAGGTGTGGCAGCCGACACCGGACCGCAAGGTGATCATCAACCTGCCCGCCACCGTCGAGATGGCCACCCCCAACGTCTACGCCGACTCCATCGAATGGATGCACCGCAACCTGGCGCACCGGGACTCGATCGTGCTGAGCCTGCACCCCCACAACGACCGCGGGACCGCGGTCGCGGCCGCGGAGCTGGGCTTCCTGGCCGGTGCCGACCGCATCGAGGGCTGCCTGTTCGGCAACGGCGAGCGCACGGGCAACGTCTGCCTGGTGACCCTGGGCATGAACCTGTTCAGCCAGGGCGTCGACCCGCAGATCGACTTCTCCGACATCGACGAGATCCGCCGGACCGTGGAGTACTGCAACCAACTGCCCGTGCACGAACGCCACCCGTACGGCGGGGATCTGGTCTTCACCGCGTTCTCCGGCTCCCATCAGGATGCGATCAACAAAGGCCTGAAGGCCCTCGACGTGATCGCCGCGCGGGAGGGCAAGGACGTCCGGGACGTCGAATGGGAGGTCCCGTACCTGCCCATCGACCCACAGGATGTAGGCCGGTCCTATGAGGCGGTCATCCGCGTCAACTCGCAGTCGGGCAAGGGCGGCGTCGCCTACATCATGCGCACCGAGCACAAGTTGGAACTGCCGCGCCGGCTGCAGATCGAGTTCTCGGCGGTGATCCAGCACCACACCGACGACGAGGGCGGTGAGGTGACGGGCATGCAGATGTGGGACATCTTCACCGACGAGTACCTGCCCAACCCGCAGGCTCCGTGGGGCCGCTTCGCCCTGGTCAAACACGAACTGGTCAGTGAGGTGGAGGGAGACACCGTGGTGCGGGCGACCCTCCTCGACGACGGCGAGCCTGTCGAACTGACCGGTCATGGCAACGGCCCGATCGCCGCCTTCTGCGAGGCCCTGCGCGACCACGCCGATGTGCGTGTCCTCGACTACCACGAACACGCCCTGGCCTCCGGCGGGGACGCGAAGGCGGCGGCCTACCTCGAATGCGCGGTGGACGGCCGGGTGCTGTGGGGCGTGGGCATCCATTCCTCGATCGTCACCGCTTCGCTGAAGGCTGTGGTCAGCGCCGTGAACCGGGCCCACCGCCCCTGA